From the Nodularia sp. NIES-3585 genome, one window contains:
- a CDS encoding DUF2834 domain-containing protein: protein MFRKIVFGLIWLGFLTYAFIFAPPDQPDTFELIQNLSLGNWQGINPLVIALFNLMGIWPVIYSAVLFIDGRGQKIRAWPFATASFAVGAFALLPYLALREPNQEFFGKKNLWLKLLDSRVTGLILTIAAVILVRYGLQGDWGNFVQQWQTSRFIHVMSLDFCLLSLLFPALLGDDMARRVVKNQPFFWFIALIPLFGPLIYLCVRPALPEAEVKTVLSQEQSATN, encoded by the coding sequence ATGTTCAGAAAAATTGTCTTTGGTTTAATATGGCTGGGATTTCTGACTTATGCGTTTATCTTTGCTCCCCCCGATCAACCTGATACATTCGAGTTAATTCAAAATCTTTCCCTTGGTAATTGGCAAGGTATTAACCCCCTAGTCATCGCATTATTCAACCTCATGGGCATCTGGCCGGTAATTTACAGTGCAGTCTTGTTTATTGATGGTAGAGGGCAAAAAATCCGGGCTTGGCCATTTGCTACAGCTTCTTTTGCCGTCGGGGCTTTTGCTTTATTGCCTTACTTAGCTTTACGGGAACCAAATCAGGAGTTTTTCGGTAAAAAGAATCTCTGGCTGAAATTGCTAGATTCTCGTGTGACTGGTTTGATTTTGACTATCGCCGCAGTAATCCTAGTCCGCTATGGTTTACAAGGAGACTGGGGAAACTTTGTGCAGCAATGGCAAACCAGCCGCTTCATCCATGTGATGAGTTTAGATTTCTGCCTACTTTCTCTATTATTTCCCGCATTATTGGGAGACGACATGGCACGTCGGGTTGTCAAAAATCAGCCATTCTTCTGGTTCATAGCGTTAATTCCCCTATTCGGCCCGTTGATTTATTTATGTGTGCGCCCAGCTTTACCAGAAGCAGAAGTCAAGACAGTATTGAGTCAGGAACAATCAGCAACTAACTAA